In Calidithermus timidus DSM 17022, the following are encoded in one genomic region:
- a CDS encoding AAA family ATPase, producing MSARRLSYQDLEWRTFPADPSAGVNHPAPPPFFGQERARAALELALKGGFHAYVVGPPSLGKHEALLQYLKQQRVETPPDLLYVPLSERRAAVLTLPSGKENDLAEAVEGLLEEGSRLEALFRQRSFLQEKSRLESRFRRQQEEQIEQLRREAQAAGFSLLVGEEGIELSGQGNLPTELAARLEEVTLHNLALSAEAAQALRRLRREWAGHYLNTRVEPLIRRFPQARAYLEALRDRLARAAESGESFDPTPWRPNLLTSSSNGSPPPVVFEPYATAPRLFGRLDYYTERGVRSTHVGLIRPGAIHRAQGGFLILDASSLVREGTWEAFKRALRNGQVEPVTEADGAGGLEVEPFPVQVQTLLVGSHEAFEPLEHDPAFSELFRIRVEFSPTLPARPEHYQAFGGWLSQQGFQLTEGALARLWDHGRRMAEQRDRFDARLVELRAIAEEAAVLAEGPLRAEDIERAIAARDERAFHSEEEFLRAVREGTWSFRLKGKTVGEINALVVLETDPPWGRPSRLTARAAPGRDGVLSIDREAGLGGHIFHKAVLALSGYLRGHYAEVGSFSATVSLVFEQNYASIEGDSAGLAELLAILSAIGGVPLRQDLGVTGAVDQSGQVLAVGGVTAKIEGFFRLCQAQGLTGDQGVVIPRSNLSNLTLSSEVLEAIRNERFHLYTVETVDEAIELLTGKRAEGFGGVHEKVRQSLEHFRELEDGEHGEHA from the coding sequence GTGTCGGCTCGGCGACTTTCCTACCAAGACCTCGAGTGGCGTACCTTTCCTGCCGACCCCTCTGCGGGGGTCAATCACCCGGCCCCCCCGCCCTTCTTCGGACAGGAGCGGGCCAGGGCGGCGCTCGAGCTGGCCCTGAAAGGGGGGTTTCACGCCTACGTGGTGGGGCCGCCCAGCCTGGGCAAGCACGAGGCGCTGCTGCAGTACCTCAAGCAGCAACGGGTGGAGACCCCGCCCGACCTGCTCTACGTGCCCCTCTCCGAGCGCCGCGCCGCCGTGCTGACCCTTCCCAGCGGCAAGGAAAACGACCTGGCCGAGGCCGTCGAGGGCTTGCTCGAGGAGGGCAGCCGCCTGGAAGCCCTGTTTCGCCAGAGGTCTTTCCTGCAGGAGAAGTCGCGGCTGGAGTCGCGCTTTCGCCGACAGCAGGAGGAGCAGATCGAACAGCTACGCCGCGAGGCCCAGGCTGCTGGGTTCAGCTTGCTCGTGGGCGAGGAGGGGATCGAGCTGAGCGGGCAGGGCAACCTCCCCACCGAACTGGCCGCCCGCCTCGAGGAGGTCACGCTACACAATCTGGCCCTCTCCGCCGAAGCCGCCCAAGCCCTGCGCCGCCTGCGGCGGGAGTGGGCCGGCCACTACCTGAATACCCGCGTGGAGCCCCTCATCCGGCGTTTTCCCCAGGCCAGGGCCTACCTCGAGGCCCTGCGCGACCGCCTGGCCCGCGCCGCCGAGAGCGGGGAGTCTTTCGATCCCACCCCCTGGCGGCCCAACCTGCTCACCTCCTCCAGCAACGGCTCACCACCCCCCGTGGTCTTTGAGCCCTACGCCACCGCACCTAGGCTGTTTGGGCGGCTGGACTACTACACCGAGCGGGGCGTGCGCAGCACCCACGTGGGGCTGATCCGGCCCGGCGCCATCCACCGCGCCCAGGGTGGGTTTCTGATCCTCGACGCCTCGAGCCTGGTGCGCGAGGGTACCTGGGAAGCCTTCAAGCGGGCCCTGCGCAACGGACAGGTGGAGCCGGTCACCGAGGCCGACGGAGCGGGGGGCCTGGAGGTCGAGCCCTTTCCCGTACAGGTCCAGACCCTGCTGGTCGGCAGCCACGAAGCTTTCGAGCCGCTCGAGCACGACCCGGCCTTCAGCGAGCTGTTTCGCATCCGGGTGGAGTTCTCCCCCACCCTCCCCGCCAGGCCTGAGCACTACCAGGCCTTTGGCGGCTGGCTGAGCCAGCAGGGCTTCCAGCTCACCGAGGGGGCTCTGGCCCGGCTGTGGGACCATGGTCGCCGCATGGCCGAGCAGCGCGATCGCTTCGATGCCCGCCTCGTCGAGCTAAGGGCCATAGCCGAGGAAGCCGCGGTACTGGCCGAGGGGCCGCTGCGGGCGGAGGACATCGAGAGGGCCATCGCCGCCAGGGACGAGCGGGCCTTCCACTCCGAGGAGGAGTTCCTGCGGGCAGTGCGTGAGGGCACCTGGAGCTTCCGGCTAAAGGGGAAGACCGTGGGGGAAATCAACGCGCTGGTGGTGCTCGAGACCGATCCACCCTGGGGCCGCCCCTCCCGCCTGACCGCCCGTGCCGCTCCTGGGCGCGACGGGGTGCTCTCCATCGACCGCGAGGCTGGGCTGGGCGGGCACATCTTCCACAAGGCGGTTCTGGCCCTCAGTGGCTACCTGCGCGGCCACTACGCCGAGGTGGGCTCCTTCTCGGCTACGGTGAGCCTGGTCTTCGAGCAGAACTACGCCTCCATCGAGGGCGACTCGGCGGGCCTGGCCGAGTTGCTGGCGATCCTCTCGGCCATCGGAGGGGTGCCCCTGCGGCAGGACCTGGGCGTGACCGGGGCGGTGGACCAGAGCGGCCAGGTGCTGGCGGTGGGTGGGGTGACAGCCAAGATCGAAGGCTTTTTCCGGCTGTGCCAGGCCCAGGGGCTCACGGGAGACCAGGGCGTGGTGATCCCCAGGAGCAACCTCAGCAACCTCACCCTGAGCAGCGAGGTGCTGGAGGCTATCCGCAACGAGCGCTTCCACCTATACACGGTCGAGACGGTCGATGAAGCCATCGAACTCCTCACCGGCAAACGGGCCGAGGGCTTCGGCGGGGTACACGAGAAGGTGCGCCAGAGCCTGGAGCACTTCCGCGAGCTCGAGGATGGGGAACACGGGGAGCACGCGTAG
- a CDS encoding aldo/keto reductase, with product MESIQIPGLEPIPPLGMGTWQWGDTLFWDYGKGYADGDLEAAFKEALAAGIRLYDTAEVYGRGKSERLLGQFVRRCGQRPLIASKCFPFPWRFSRKSLITALKGSLRRLGMERLDLYLLHWPWPPVPLEGWAEALVEAYELGLVRAVGVSNCNLAQTERVSRVLARHNVKLAANQVEYSLLERRAEHSGLLEALRAEGTVLMAYSPLGMGWLTGKYSPQNPPTGAMRGRKYRAKEGKIPGLIRVLQEVAQAHQATPAQVALRWCIQKGSLPIPGAKSPAQARANAGALNLRLSEEEMRLLDSASA from the coding sequence GTGGAAAGCATACAGATTCCTGGCCTCGAGCCCATCCCCCCGCTCGGGATGGGTACCTGGCAGTGGGGGGACACGCTGTTTTGGGATTACGGCAAGGGCTATGCAGATGGCGACCTCGAGGCCGCCTTCAAAGAAGCGCTGGCGGCGGGCATTCGACTCTACGACACCGCCGAGGTCTACGGCAGGGGCAAGAGCGAGCGCTTGCTGGGGCAGTTCGTGCGCAGGTGCGGCCAGCGGCCCCTGATCGCGAGCAAGTGCTTTCCCTTCCCCTGGCGCTTCAGTCGCAAGAGCCTGATCACGGCCCTCAAGGGCAGCCTGAGGCGGCTTGGGATGGAGCGGCTCGACCTCTACCTGCTGCACTGGCCCTGGCCTCCCGTACCGCTGGAAGGGTGGGCCGAGGCGCTGGTCGAGGCTTACGAGCTGGGCCTGGTTCGCGCAGTCGGAGTTTCCAACTGCAACCTCGCCCAGACGGAGCGGGTGAGCCGGGTTCTGGCCCGGCACAACGTAAAGCTGGCCGCCAATCAAGTCGAGTACAGCCTGCTCGAGCGTAGAGCCGAGCACAGCGGTCTGCTCGAAGCCCTGCGGGCCGAGGGTACCGTGCTCATGGCCTACAGCCCGCTGGGCATGGGCTGGCTCACCGGCAAGTACAGCCCGCAAAACCCGCCGACCGGGGCCATGCGAGGCCGCAAGTACCGCGCGAAAGAGGGCAAAATTCCTGGGCTCATCCGGGTTTTGCAGGAGGTCGCCCAGGCTCACCAGGCCACGCCCGCGCAGGTGGCTCTGCGCTGGTGCATCCAGAAGGGCAGTCTGCCTATTCCCGGAGCCAAAAGCCCGGCCCAAGCCAGGGCCAACGCGGGTGCGCTGAACCTTCGCCTCAGCGAGGAGGAGATGCGGCTGTTGGACAGCGCCAGCGCATGA
- a CDS encoding ABC transporter permease yields the protein MNPLENFRMAFESLWGNKLRSFLALLGIVIGVFAVTAMISLGQMASAGITQDLEAIAGRSIFVQPNFNEGQTSDTAPIRDEDVAALQGLPVKVLPQLFTNAQYESKPGERRSITLQGTPGDLPRLDPTNKIARGRYFTQAEAQGGLAVAVLSDRAAKDLFPGRDPIGQVVRLFYPNGGRLDVTVVGVLEPPSGLFGALSSGATVYAPIPLIWSTSPSARKGQYDFLVLSLNKGANTQEVSKQVRRIFEGRYGKGKYTIESTESFQDTLRSITVILQALLGAIAGLSLLVGGIGIMNIMLVSVTERTREIGLRKALGATAGLVRQQFLIEAVVLTLVGGVLGVVLAAGLLVLITATVPFFKVFILSPTTILLSLTVSALIGLFFGVWPAARAAALDPIEALRYE from the coding sequence ATGAACCCGCTCGAGAACTTCCGCATGGCCTTTGAGTCGCTATGGGGCAACAAGCTGCGCAGCTTCCTGGCCTTGCTGGGCATCGTGATCGGGGTCTTCGCGGTCACGGCCATGATCAGCCTGGGGCAAATGGCCTCGGCGGGCATCACCCAGGACCTGGAAGCCATCGCCGGTCGCAGTATCTTCGTCCAGCCCAACTTCAACGAGGGCCAGACCTCCGACACCGCCCCCATCCGCGACGAGGACGTGGCCGCCTTGCAGGGGTTGCCGGTCAAGGTGCTGCCCCAGCTCTTCACCAACGCCCAGTACGAGAGCAAGCCCGGCGAGCGCCGCTCGATCACCCTGCAGGGCACCCCCGGTGACCTACCCCGGCTCGACCCCACCAACAAGATCGCCCGGGGTCGCTATTTCACCCAGGCCGAAGCCCAAGGAGGGTTGGCGGTGGCGGTGCTCTCCGATCGGGCGGCCAAGGACCTCTTCCCGGGCCGCGACCCCATCGGTCAGGTGGTGCGGCTGTTCTACCCCAACGGGGGCCGCCTCGACGTGACGGTGGTGGGCGTGCTCGAGCCCCCCAGCGGCCTGTTTGGTGCGCTGTCCTCGGGCGCGACCGTCTACGCGCCCATCCCCCTCATCTGGAGCACCTCGCCCTCCGCCCGCAAGGGCCAGTACGACTTCCTGGTGCTCTCCCTCAACAAAGGGGCCAACACCCAGGAGGTCTCCAAGCAGGTGCGTCGCATCTTTGAGGGACGCTACGGCAAGGGCAAGTACACCATCGAGTCCACCGAGAGCTTCCAGGACACCCTGCGTTCCATCACCGTGATCCTGCAGGCACTGCTGGGAGCTATCGCCGGCCTGAGCCTGTTGGTGGGTGGCATTGGGATCATGAACATCATGTTGGTCTCGGTCACCGAGCGCACCCGCGAGATCGGCCTGCGCAAGGCTCTGGGCGCCACGGCAGGGTTGGTACGCCAGCAGTTTTTGATCGAGGCCGTGGTGTTGACGCTGGTGGGAGGGGTGCTGGGGGTGGTGCTGGCGGCAGGACTGCTGGTGCTGATCACCGCGACGGTGCCCTTTTTCAAGGTCTTCATCCTCAGTCCCACCACCATCTTGCTCTCGTTGACGGTGAGCGCTTTGATCGGCCTGTTCTTCGGCGTGTGGCCGGCGGCTCGAGCCGCTGCCTTGGATCCCATCGAGGCGTTGCGCTACGAGTAG
- a CDS encoding ABC transporter ATP-binding protein, with amino-acid sequence MAAVVEMQGIRKTYRSGSGARAVEVHALRGVDLIIEQGEYVALMGPSGSGKSTLMHIIGLLDSPSGGSYRLGGRSVEGLSEVELARIRNRRIGFVFQAFFLLPRLTALHNVALPLVYRGVPSAERLKRARAALESVGLGDRLDHLPAELSGGQKQRVAIARALVQEPDLLLADEPTGNLDSRSSEEILGLFDELHRQGKTIVMVTHEPDVGARAQRIVRLRDGRIADGGHP; translated from the coding sequence ATGGCCGCGGTGGTGGAAATGCAGGGCATTCGCAAGACCTACCGCTCCGGCAGCGGTGCCCGCGCGGTCGAGGTCCACGCCCTACGGGGGGTCGACCTCATCATCGAACAGGGGGAGTACGTGGCCTTGATGGGGCCTTCCGGCTCGGGTAAGAGCACCCTGATGCACATCATCGGGCTGCTGGACTCGCCCAGCGGGGGCAGCTACCGGCTGGGTGGGCGCTCGGTGGAGGGCCTGAGCGAGGTCGAACTGGCCCGCATCCGCAACCGGCGGATAGGTTTTGTGTTTCAGGCCTTTTTCCTGCTACCTCGCCTGACCGCGCTGCACAACGTCGCGCTGCCGCTGGTTTACCGAGGGGTGCCGAGCGCCGAGCGCCTGAAGCGGGCCAGGGCTGCGCTGGAGTCGGTGGGTCTGGGCGACCGCCTCGACCACCTACCTGCCGAACTCTCCGGTGGGCAGAAGCAGCGCGTGGCCATCGCCAGGGCGCTGGTGCAGGAGCCCGATCTCCTGCTGGCCGATGAGCCCACCGGCAACCTCGACTCGCGCTCGTCGGAGGAGATCCTAGGGCTCTTCGACGAGCTGCACCGCCAGGGCAAGACCATCGTGATGGTGACCCACGAGCCCGACGTGGGGGCCCGCGCTCAGCGCATCGTGCGCTTGCGGGACGGCAGGATCGCCGATGGAGGCCACCCATGA
- a CDS encoding efflux RND transporter periplasmic adaptor subunit, with protein sequence MRRWIWIALILLSGGLTLWGIFRPQGEQGLSVRVVRAEGGAFVQEVRASGSVEARLYALTFPRPGRVAEVRVREGQVVRAGQVLAVLETADDREKLRASRESLAALQSRLSAQEADYRSNSGKLERQLAEARRNLELAERLLVLGSVALSEVEQLRRQVADLQAQLSSLAQSHRSNLADLQAQLAARRSEIAALERSLAQAELRTPVDGTVSSVGYLVGVDTGASAIRVVEAGSLRVQARLAEAEVGKVKPGQPVRIELDAAPGVALEGKVERLGVQAEVAGGGGSAVLPVFIRFLNPDAENWAKPGLTATARITTLRLAQAVKVPLEALVEEGGQSYVWRVEEASRSAKKQLVTVRARNLTQAAVEGLEAGALLVSLPPETLKDGQKLSYRLSELKE encoded by the coding sequence ATGCGACGTTGGATTTGGATCGCGCTGATTTTGCTCTCGGGGGGACTGACGCTGTGGGGAATTTTCCGGCCCCAGGGCGAGCAAGGGCTATCGGTGAGGGTGGTGCGGGCTGAAGGAGGAGCCTTCGTGCAGGAGGTGCGGGCCAGCGGCTCGGTGGAAGCGAGGCTTTACGCCCTCACCTTCCCGCGCCCCGGGCGGGTGGCCGAGGTGCGGGTTAGGGAAGGCCAGGTGGTCAGGGCGGGCCAGGTACTGGCGGTGCTGGAGACCGCCGACGACCGCGAGAAGCTGCGGGCCAGCCGCGAAAGCCTGGCCGCCCTGCAAAGCCGGCTGAGCGCTCAGGAGGCCGACTACCGCTCCAACTCCGGCAAGCTCGAGCGCCAGCTCGCCGAGGCCCGGCGCAACCTCGAGCTCGCCGAGCGGCTGCTGGTGCTGGGCAGCGTGGCCCTCAGCGAAGTCGAGCAACTGCGCCGCCAGGTGGCCGACCTGCAGGCCCAGCTCTCCAGCCTGGCCCAAAGCCACCGCAGCAACCTGGCCGACCTGCAGGCCCAACTCGCCGCCCGGCGCTCGGAGATTGCCGCCCTGGAGCGCAGTCTGGCCCAGGCCGAGTTGCGCACTCCGGTGGACGGGACGGTCTCGAGCGTGGGCTATTTGGTGGGCGTGGACACCGGCGCCAGCGCCATCCGGGTGGTGGAGGCCGGAAGCCTGCGGGTGCAGGCCCGATTGGCCGAGGCCGAGGTGGGCAAGGTAAAGCCGGGTCAGCCCGTGCGCATCGAGCTCGACGCCGCACCCGGCGTAGCGCTGGAGGGCAAGGTAGAGCGCCTGGGCGTGCAGGCCGAGGTCGCAGGGGGTGGGGGGAGTGCGGTGCTGCCGGTGTTCATCCGCTTCCTCAACCCCGACGCCGAGAACTGGGCCAAACCCGGCCTCACCGCCACGGCCCGCATCACCACCCTGCGCCTGGCCCAGGCGGTCAAGGTTCCGCTGGAGGCGCTGGTCGAGGAAGGCGGCCAGAGCTACGTCTGGCGGGTGGAGGAGGCCAGCAGGAGCGCTAAGAAGCAGCTCGTCACGGTCAGGGCTCGCAACCTCACCCAGGCCGCCGTGGAGGGGCTCGAGGCGGGTGCCCTGCTGGTTTCGCTGCCCCCTGAAACCCTCAAGGACGGTCAGAAGCTCAGCTACCGCCTGAGCGAGCTCAAGGAGTGA
- a CDS encoding TolC family protein: MHRSLISLFTLIFFGLAQAQPLDVFLKEAYLKDSGYLEAQRALEAAQDELARVQGDPEAAPLTLARAQEGVVLAQAKLAQARKEADARALEAYAGVLLAQTDLNLARARKELSSLQLQAAELRFKAGAISASELARVRDQDNQAANALSAAERALEQARSRLRPYGEVGVQALPEPGPVDPGKFSLEGHARLLEAQQQLREAERALALASGPDTAPLDKSARERDLSRARAALSDLQRTLAEALEAARNRYQSAVEGYRLARETQARSAGELEAARKRFAAGSIAQLALKQSEIAKAEADRGVLAAQIELWQAIYGLRMAAGNG, encoded by the coding sequence ATGCACAGAAGCCTGATTTCGCTGTTCACACTCATATTCTTCGGCCTAGCCCAGGCGCAGCCCCTGGATGTTTTTCTCAAGGAGGCCTACCTCAAGGACTCCGGCTACCTCGAAGCCCAGCGCGCGCTCGAGGCTGCCCAGGACGAGCTGGCCAGGGTGCAGGGCGACCCCGAGGCCGCACCCCTGACCCTCGCCCGCGCCCAGGAGGGCGTGGTCCTGGCCCAGGCCAAGCTGGCCCAGGCCCGCAAGGAAGCCGATGCCCGCGCCCTCGAGGCCTACGCCGGGGTGCTTCTGGCCCAAACCGACCTCAACCTGGCCCGCGCCCGCAAGGAACTCTCGAGCCTTCAACTCCAGGCCGCCGAACTGCGCTTCAAGGCCGGAGCCATCTCGGCCAGCGAACTGGCGCGGGTGCGCGACCAGGACAACCAGGCTGCCAACGCGCTGAGCGCTGCCGAGCGCGCCCTCGAGCAGGCCCGATCTCGGCTGCGCCCTTACGGCGAGGTCGGGGTTCAGGCCCTGCCCGAACCCGGCCCCGTGGACCCGGGAAAGTTCAGCCTCGAGGGGCACGCCCGCCTGCTGGAAGCCCAGCAGCAGCTTCGGGAAGCTGAGCGGGCGCTGGCCCTGGCCTCCGGCCCCGATACCGCGCCGCTGGACAAGAGCGCCCGCGAGCGCGACCTCAGCCGGGCCCGTGCCGCCCTCAGCGACCTGCAGCGTACCCTCGCCGAGGCCCTCGAGGCCGCCAGGAATCGTTATCAGAGCGCCGTGGAGGGCTACAGGCTGGCCCGCGAGACCCAAGCCCGCAGCGCCGGCGAACTCGAGGCCGCCCGCAAGCGCTTCGCCGCCGGCTCCATCGCCCAGCTCGCCCTCAAGCAGAGCGAGATCGCCAAAGCCGAGGCCGACCGGGGCGTGCTGGCCGCGCAGATCGAGCTGTGGCAGGCCATCTACGGCTTGAGGATGGCGGCAGGAAATGGCTAG
- a CDS encoding TolC family protein, producing MKRLWYLAVVLLGGPVLAFGPLDALAYQSPELTPARKALEAARLRAGSTALGLGANLSYERANQDNSYKVGLGWQWSFTARLEAEQAVARARRELCRVEREGQKNALLAHAAAWQAQSRLVAAEGRLEIARVRLAEAERRAALGAISPLQREDTALALKQAELNLRQARNALRSAQADALRYGLRGNAEPRTVRFALPAATPEQTVAYREALAALELSRARVEEGRRRLWPEVSLGASYNGKDALFQSGLSWSASGPGANLALGTPLSVLPGTPEEWKFTLGLKLDLLPQAWAAVLAGEADLEGAALRLERTREEMTLRLAQAREEVAIALEGLELAQERLAIAERLAANAEAKLKVGSGTALERLEAQASQAEAEAALAQGWQGYILAVAAYLDLLDDGSSTWTVQP from the coding sequence ATGAAGCGACTGTGGTATTTGGCTGTGGTGTTGCTGGGCGGGCCGGTGCTGGCCTTCGGGCCACTGGACGCGCTGGCGTACCAGAGCCCTGAGCTCACCCCCGCCCGCAAGGCCCTCGAGGCCGCCCGCCTCCGGGCCGGGAGCACCGCGCTGGGGTTGGGGGCCAACCTGAGCTACGAGCGCGCCAACCAGGACAACAGCTACAAGGTGGGGCTGGGCTGGCAGTGGAGCTTCACTGCCCGCCTCGAGGCCGAACAGGCCGTGGCCCGCGCTCGGCGCGAGCTGTGCCGGGTAGAACGCGAGGGGCAGAAGAATGCCCTGCTGGCCCATGCCGCCGCCTGGCAGGCCCAGTCGCGGCTGGTAGCGGCGGAGGGCCGGCTCGAGATCGCCCGTGTCCGGCTGGCCGAAGCCGAGCGCAGGGCCGCGCTGGGAGCCATCTCGCCCCTGCAACGCGAGGACACGGCCCTAGCCCTCAAGCAAGCCGAGCTGAACCTGCGCCAGGCCCGCAATGCCCTGCGCTCAGCCCAAGCCGATGCCCTGCGCTACGGCCTGCGCGGGAATGCCGAGCCCCGTACCGTGCGTTTCGCTCTGCCCGCGGCTACCCCTGAGCAGACGGTGGCCTACCGCGAGGCGCTGGCTGCCCTCGAGCTCTCCAGGGCCCGGGTGGAGGAGGGGCGGCGCCGCCTGTGGCCCGAGGTCAGCCTGGGAGCCAGCTACAACGGCAAGGACGCGCTCTTCCAGAGTGGCCTGAGCTGGAGCGCCAGCGGCCCCGGGGCCAATCTGGCGCTGGGCACGCCACTGAGCGTGCTGCCCGGCACCCCTGAGGAGTGGAAGTTCACACTGGGCCTCAAGCTCGACCTCCTGCCCCAGGCCTGGGCCGCGGTGCTGGCGGGGGAGGCCGACCTCGAGGGGGCCGCTTTGCGTTTAGAGCGCACCCGTGAGGAGATGACCCTGCGGCTGGCCCAAGCCCGCGAGGAGGTGGCCATCGCCCTGGAGGGCCTCGAGCTGGCCCAGGAGCGCCTGGCGATCGCCGAGCGCCTGGCCGCCAACGCCGAGGCCAAGCTCAAGGTGGGCAGCGGCACCGCACTCGAGCGGCTGGAGGCTCAGGCCAGCCAGGCGGAAGCCGAAGCAGCGCTAGCCCAGGGCTGGCAGGGCTATATCCTGGCCGTTGCCGCCTACTTGGATCTGCTCGACGACGGCTCGAGTACCTGGACCGTCCAACCTTAA
- a CDS encoding YIP1 family protein → MLEVLIQPTRFFQALRERKPNLLPPLLVVVAALVLTAAAGQISIRLLPPLFPGGATLQLTFSLAGALFFGLVVWAVGGGLIRLLAGEGSRAWELYGWASFPTLVLALVLLPLAALFPVTGDLAPPPPLSDAEALQSWQREYQELVASAPGSRIQQFLSVLATLWSLWIIYSGLRVLAPARALLTTAVMAVLTLGLLA, encoded by the coding sequence ATGCTTGAGGTATTGATCCAACCCACCCGCTTCTTTCAAGCGTTGCGTGAGCGCAAGCCTAACCTGCTGCCCCCGTTGCTGGTGGTGGTGGCAGCCTTGGTGCTCACGGCAGCGGCGGGACAGATTTCCATCCGATTGCTGCCCCCCTTGTTCCCTGGCGGGGCTACGCTGCAACTGACCTTTTCCCTCGCCGGGGCGCTCTTTTTCGGGCTGGTGGTGTGGGCCGTCGGCGGGGGACTGATCCGCCTGCTGGCCGGGGAGGGCTCGAGGGCCTGGGAGCTGTACGGCTGGGCCTCGTTTCCCACGCTGGTGCTGGCCCTGGTGCTGCTACCCCTGGCCGCGCTCTTCCCGGTGACGGGCGACTTGGCCCCCCCTCCTCCCCTAAGCGATGCCGAAGCCCTACAGAGCTGGCAGAGGGAGTATCAAGAACTCGTTGCCTCGGCTCCCGGCAGCCGGATTCAGCAGTTCTTGAGTGTACTGGCCACCTTGTGGAGCTTGTGGATCATCTATAGCGGGCTGCGCGTGCTGGCCCCGGCGCGGGCCTTGCTCACTACCGCTGTGATGGCGGTGCTCACCCTGGGCTTGTTGGCCTGA